The Chryseobacterium geocarposphaerae genome window below encodes:
- the hemN gene encoding oxygen-independent coproporphyrinogen III oxidase gives MNSLIDKYNIPGPRYTSYPTVPYWDEGSFSSEKWTESVIRTFKETNAEEGISIYIHLPFCEALCTFCACHKRITKQHSVEIPYLESVLKEWQLYLQLFDEKPKLKELHLGGGTPTFFSPENLKTLLEGIFETVKIAEHPEFSFEGHPNNTTKKHLQTLYDLGFRRVSFGVQDYDPKVQKAINRIQSFEKVKEVTEWAKEIGYRGISHDLVFGLPHQTWEAMENTIRKTMELKPDRLAFYSYAHVPWVKGVGQRGFDENDLPSGEEKRRLYEDGKKLLEELGYIEVGMDHFSLEHDDLYQSLLQKKLHRNFMGYTSSKTQLMVGLGMSAISDSWYAFAQNVKTVEEYQKIVEEGKIPVVKGHILNEEDLIVRRHILNLMCQLETTFDLNNSFPELENAFEMLKEMESDELVEIHDHQIKITEKGRAFTRNVAMVFDLRMMRNKPETRIFSMTI, from the coding sequence ATGAATTCTTTAATAGATAAATACAATATTCCCGGACCTCGTTATACTTCTTATCCTACCGTTCCTTACTGGGATGAAGGTAGTTTTTCATCTGAAAAATGGACAGAAAGTGTAATCAGGACTTTTAAGGAAACCAATGCAGAAGAGGGAATTTCTATCTATATTCACCTGCCTTTCTGCGAGGCGCTGTGTACATTTTGTGCTTGCCATAAACGTATCACAAAACAACACAGTGTTGAAATTCCGTATCTGGAAAGCGTATTGAAAGAATGGCAGCTGTATCTTCAGCTTTTTGATGAGAAACCAAAATTAAAAGAACTTCACTTAGGGGGAGGAACACCGACTTTCTTTTCACCGGAAAATTTGAAAACCTTATTGGAAGGAATTTTTGAAACGGTTAAAATCGCAGAACATCCTGAGTTTTCTTTTGAAGGACATCCAAACAACACTACCAAAAAACATTTGCAGACACTTTATGATTTAGGCTTCAGAAGAGTGAGTTTTGGAGTTCAGGATTATGATCCTAAAGTTCAGAAGGCGATCAACAGGATACAGTCTTTCGAAAAGGTAAAAGAAGTAACGGAATGGGCTAAAGAGATTGGCTACAGAGGAATAAGTCATGATCTGGTATTCGGACTTCCGCATCAAACTTGGGAAGCCATGGAAAATACAATCCGTAAGACAATGGAACTGAAACCGGATCGTTTGGCATTTTACTCTTATGCACACGTTCCATGGGTGAAAGGAGTTGGACAAAGAGGATTTGATGAAAATGATCTTCCGAGTGGTGAAGAAAAGCGCCGTCTGTATGAAGATGGTAAAAAACTGCTGGAAGAATTAGGTTACATCGAAGTGGGAATGGATCATTTTTCTTTGGAACATGATGATTTGTATCAATCTTTACTTCAGAAAAAGCTGCACAGAAACTTCATGGGGTATACCTCAAGCAAAACTCAATTGATGGTTGGTTTGGGAATGTCAGCGATTTCAGACTCATGGTATGCTTTTGCACAGAATGTGAAAACGGTAGAGGAATATCAGAAAATAGTGGAAGAAGGAAAAATTCCTGTAGTAAAAGGACATATCCTGAACGAGGAAGATCTTATTGTAAGAAGACATATTTTGAATTTAATGTGTCAGCTTGAAACGACTTTTGATCTCAATAATTCTTTCCCTGAACTGGAAAATGCTTTTGAAATGCTGAAGGAAATGGAGAGTGATGAATTGGTTGAAATTCATGACCATCAGATTAAAATAACAGAAAAAGGAAGAGCATTTACCAGAAATGTAGCCATGGTTTTTGATTTGAGAATGATGAGAAATAAGCCGGAAACAAGAATTTTTTCCATGACAATTTAA